One genomic region from Selenihalanaerobacter shriftii encodes:
- a CDS encoding 5'-methylthioadenosine/adenosylhomocysteine nucleosidase has translation MKLGIIGAMDVEIELLKEDLELKSEVKQANIKFYEGNLNDKEVVLVRSGVGKVNAALCAQILIDRFGVDKVIFTGVAGAVDEKLDVGDIVISIDTIQHDLDATPLDYELGEVPEMDKIIFKADEELVELAKEAGEKVKESGEDIKVIKGRVLSGDQFIASVEKVNWLREKFKGYCAEMEGAAVGQACFLNDTPFVVIRSMSDKADGSADVDYPTFMKVAADRSYQIVEEMLNNI, from the coding sequence ATGAAGTTAGGAATCATTGGGGCTATGGATGTAGAAATTGAATTATTAAAAGAAGATTTAGAGTTAAAATCGGAAGTTAAGCAAGCCAATATAAAATTTTATGAAGGTAATTTAAATGATAAGGAAGTAGTTTTAGTTAGAAGCGGAGTTGGCAAAGTAAATGCAGCTCTTTGTGCACAAATTTTGATAGATAGATTTGGAGTAGATAAAGTTATCTTTACAGGAGTAGCAGGGGCGGTAGATGAGAAATTAGATGTAGGAGATATTGTTATATCTATAGATACTATTCAACATGATCTTGATGCTACTCCTTTAGATTATGAATTAGGTGAAGTGCCAGAAATGGATAAAATCATATTTAAAGCTGATGAGGAATTAGTTGAATTAGCTAAGGAAGCTGGAGAAAAAGTGAAGGAATCTGGGGAAGATATTAAAGTAATAAAAGGAAGAGTTTTATCAGGAGATCAATTTATTGCTTCCGTTGAAAAGGTAAATTGGTTACGAGAAAAATTTAAAGGATATTGTGCTGAAATGGAAGGGGCTGCTGTAGGACAGGCATGTTTCTTAAATGATACTCCATTTGTCGTTATTAGGTCTATGTCTGATAAGGCTGATGGAAGTGCTGATGTTGATTATCCTACATTTATGAAAGTTGCTGCTGATAGATCTTACCAGATAGTTGAGGAAATGTTGAATAATATTTAA
- a CDS encoding DivIVA domain-containing protein — MEDLLTPLEVYNKEFNKTFSMWSYSVEEVDDFLDIVGECYERLYIDNEELCKQVADLKARLKDYKDREKTLNKTIDTVNATADNQQQTAKQEAEAIIKNAQERAVNIKEQAEAEAKLIIEKAEVKADKVIEESEKEVQEKKREYKNLVESEQLFAIKFKTLLNTYLTMLEERDEMETSKDEITVSEENDGE, encoded by the coding sequence ATGGAAGATTTATTAACGCCATTAGAGGTTTATAATAAAGAATTTAATAAGACTTTTTCTATGTGGTCTTATAGTGTTGAAGAAGTTGATGATTTTTTGGATATTGTTGGTGAATGTTACGAAAGATTATATATAGATAATGAAGAATTATGTAAGCAGGTAGCAGATTTAAAAGCAAGGCTGAAGGATTATAAAGATAGAGAAAAGACTTTAAATAAGACCATAGATACTGTGAATGCTACAGCTGATAATCAGCAACAAACTGCAAAACAAGAAGCAGAAGCGATAATTAAAAATGCTCAAGAACGAGCAGTTAATATAAAAGAGCAAGCAGAAGCAGAAGCTAAATTGATTATTGAAAAAGCAGAAGTAAAGGCTGATAAGGTAATAGAGGAATCTGAAAAAGAAGTTCAAGAAAAGAAAAGAGAATATAAAAATTTGGTAGAAAGTGAACAGTTATTTGCTATTAAATTTAAAACTTTATTAAATACGTATTTAACTATGTTAGAAGAAAGAGATGAAATGGAAACTAGTAAAGATGAAATAACGGTTAGTGAAGAGAATGATGGGGAATAA
- a CDS encoding YlmH family RNA-binding protein gives MFDREKLMSHVEDEEEELTIASTLDKVELALKRHEPTFTNFLNPYQRSLLNPILDQIYDLKYREYGKFKQAERKRIGLMPDYYMLELVEEPLAVLEIKGNFKFESVSHRDFLGAILGTGIKREMVGDLVIGSNKCQAIVAEEIKEYLTLQLDKVHRVPVDIEEISQERLEVAPERIKKIKSTVASLRLDSVASSGFTTSRSKMAKEIKAGNVKLNWKVENDSAKIVDIDDIISIRGRGRVEIDKRLGKSRKGRIKLVLKRYI, from the coding sequence TTGTTTGATCGTGAAAAACTCATGTCACATGTTGAAGATGAGGAAGAAGAACTAACGATAGCTAGTACTTTAGATAAAGTAGAGTTGGCACTAAAGAGACATGAACCGACGTTTACTAATTTCTTAAATCCTTATCAACGAAGTCTATTAAATCCTATTTTAGATCAAATTTATGATTTGAAATATCGGGAGTACGGAAAATTTAAACAGGCAGAACGAAAAAGAATTGGTTTAATGCCAGATTATTATATGTTAGAACTAGTCGAAGAACCGTTAGCGGTTTTAGAGATTAAAGGTAATTTTAAATTTGAATCCGTTAGCCATCGTGATTTTTTAGGTGCTATTTTAGGAACAGGAATTAAGAGAGAAATGGTTGGAGATTTAGTGATTGGTAGTAATAAATGTCAAGCTATTGTGGCTGAAGAAATTAAAGAATATTTGACTTTACAATTAGATAAAGTTCATAGAGTACCAGTAGATATTGAAGAAATTAGTCAAGAACGATTAGAGGTAGCTCCGGAACGAATAAAAAAGATTAAAAGTACTGTAGCTTCCTTAAGGTTAGATTCAGTTGCTAGTTCTGGTTTTACAACTTCTCGTTCTAAGATGGCTAAAGAGATTAAAGCAGGAAATGTGAAATTAAATTGGAAAGTAGAAAATGATTCAGCTAAAATAGTAGATATAGATGATATTATCTCTATTCGTGGTCGAGGTAGAGTAGAGATAGATAAAAGATTAGGGAAGTCACGTAAAGGAAGGATTAAATTAGTTTTAAAACGATATATTTGA
- a CDS encoding YggT family protein: MHWLIRLIDMAFTFYNWILIARVISSWVQPPTHHANMRKILRFIYNWTEPVLGPIRRMLPTSSLGIDLSPIIAFIALGIIHSSLIRILSRALLY; encoded by the coding sequence ATGCACTGGTTAATTAGATTGATTGATATGGCTTTTACTTTTTATAATTGGATCTTAATTGCTAGGGTTATATCTTCTTGGGTACAACCCCCTACACATCATGCTAATATGCGCAAGATTTTAAGATTTATTTATAATTGGACTGAACCTGTATTAGGACCAATTAGAAGAATGTTACCAACTAGTAGTTTAGGGATTGATTTATCTCCTATAATTGCTTTTATTGCCTTAGGGATTATTCATAGTTCTTTAATTAGAATTTTAAGTAGAGCATTGCTATATTAA
- the proC gene encoding pyrroline-5-carboxylate reductase, translated as MSEYKLGFIGAGSMAEALISGLIDSGKASSKQIIASDITEERRELIEMEYGIKTISDNQEVVAKSDYVILAVKPQVIGGVLEELNGSFTKDQKVFSIAAGVSTAKIEEIIGVNISVVRIMPNTPALVKEGAIAYSLGSYASQELGEEVEELLNPIGTVVQVKEKLMDVVTGLSGSGPAYVLLVLEALVAGGIKMGLSQKKAKDLAIQTLIGTAKLAAESDQHLAALKDQVTSPAGTTAEGLYKLEEAGLRAGLMEAVIAATERSKEL; from the coding sequence ATGTCGGAATATAAACTAGGTTTTATAGGTGCTGGCTCTATGGCAGAAGCTTTAATTAGTGGATTGATTGACAGTGGTAAAGCCAGTTCTAAACAAATAATTGCCAGTGATATTACAGAGGAACGTAGAGAGTTAATAGAGATGGAATACGGAATTAAAACTATAAGTGATAATCAGGAAGTAGTAGCAAAGAGTGATTATGTAATTTTAGCTGTTAAACCTCAGGTGATTGGCGGGGTTTTAGAAGAATTAAATGGTTCTTTTACTAAAGACCAAAAGGTGTTTTCGATTGCTGCAGGAGTAAGTACTGCTAAGATTGAAGAGATAATTGGAGTAAACATTTCAGTAGTAAGAATTATGCCTAATACCCCAGCCTTAGTAAAAGAAGGAGCTATTGCATATTCATTAGGGAGTTATGCTAGTCAGGAGCTAGGTGAAGAAGTAGAAGAATTATTGAATCCTATTGGAACTGTAGTACAGGTTAAAGAGAAATTAATGGATGTAGTAACTGGTTTAAGTGGGAGTGGACCTGCTTATGTATTATTAGTATTAGAAGCATTAGTAGCTGGTGGAATTAAAATGGGGCTTTCGCAGAAAAAGGCAAAAGATTTAGCTATACAGACTTTAATTGGAACGGCTAAATTAGCTGCTGAAAGTGATCAACATCTAGCTGCTTTAAAAGATCAAGTTACTTCACCAGCAGGAACTACTGCTGAAGGTTTATATAAATTAGAAGAAGCTGGATTAAGAGCAGGATTAATGGAAGCAGTAATTGCGGCCACTGAAAGATCAAAGGAATTATAA
- a CDS encoding YggS family pyridoxal phosphate-dependent enzyme, translating into MSEIKANLKRVRENIITAAKRVGRDSDDIKLIAVTKTRGIEEIKTVVDAEVLDLGENRAQELRDKYGEVNAEVNWHMIGHLQRNKVKYLMRRERCNLIHSVDSLRLAKEINKRANKNDRVIDILIQVNTAGDENKFGLKPENLMSYLQEVSEFNNIKVKGLMTMAPHVEDTEKVRPYFRKLKELFEEAKKRNISNIEMEELSMGITNDYEVAIEEGATIVRVGSAIFGPRQYK; encoded by the coding sequence ATGTCAGAAATCAAAGCAAACTTAAAGAGAGTAAGAGAGAATATTATAACTGCAGCCAAAAGAGTCGGTAGAGATAGTGATGATATAAAATTGATAGCGGTTACTAAAACTAGAGGAATTGAAGAGATTAAGACAGTAGTAGATGCTGAAGTACTTGATCTAGGTGAGAATAGAGCACAAGAGTTAAGAGATAAATATGGAGAAGTAAATGCAGAAGTTAATTGGCATATGATTGGGCATTTACAGAGAAATAAAGTCAAATATTTGATGCGTAGAGAAAGATGTAATTTAATTCATTCTGTTGATAGTCTTCGATTAGCTAAAGAGATTAATAAGCGAGCCAATAAGAATGATAGAGTAATCGATATTTTAATTCAAGTCAATACAGCCGGTGATGAAAACAAATTTGGCTTAAAACCTGAAAATCTTATGAGTTATTTACAAGAAGTTTCAGAGTTTAATAATATTAAAGTTAAAGGTTTAATGACTATGGCACCTCATGTGGAGGACACTGAAAAAGTAAGGCCTTATTTTAGAAAGTTAAAAGAATTATTTGAAGAGGCTAAGAAAAGGAATATTTCAAATATAGAGATGGAAGAATTATCTATGGGGATTACTAATGATTATGAGGTAGCTATTGAAGAAGGTGCTACTATTGTTAGGGTAGGTTCAGCAATCTTTGGACCACGCCAATACAAATAA
- a CDS encoding PhoH family protein has protein sequence MKKIYVLDTNVLLHDPTAIFAFDDNDVIIPIVVIEEIDSQKKRQDSIGRNAREVSRYLDKLRDEGRLYEGVNLKRGGSLKVELNHQVVDLLPLGLDKTKPDNRILSTAMGLNEDKDIEKPVILVTKDINMRVKSDALGIEAEDYETNKVDIEELYSGLSTLQIDPKLIDQFYTENELKLEQDFYPNEFVLLEDNVGGSQSALCRYDDKEGVIKPLIFQKPESWGIRPRNKEQQCAFDLLLNDKIKVITLVGKAGTGKTLLALAAGLEKVVEEKNFNRLLVTRPIVPMGNDLGYLPGNKEEKLRPWMQPIFDNMEFLVGGQREGEASDIIQDLQDMNLIEMEALTYIRGRSIPQQFIIVDEAQNLTPHEVKTIITRVGEGTKIILTGDPYQIDNPYLDSNSNGLTYLVERFKNEEIAGHITLNKGERSQLAELAASLL, from the coding sequence ATGAAAAAAATCTATGTTTTAGACACTAATGTATTACTCCATGATCCTACAGCTATCTTTGCTTTTGATGATAATGATGTAATAATTCCTATTGTTGTTATTGAAGAGATAGATTCTCAAAAAAAACGACAAGATTCAATAGGAAGAAATGCACGAGAAGTTTCTCGGTATTTAGATAAGTTAAGAGATGAGGGAAGACTCTATGAAGGAGTTAACTTAAAAAGAGGAGGTAGTCTTAAGGTAGAATTAAATCATCAAGTTGTTGATTTATTACCCTTAGGGCTAGATAAAACCAAACCAGATAATCGTATTTTATCTACAGCTATGGGGTTGAATGAAGATAAAGATATAGAAAAACCGGTTATTTTAGTAACTAAAGATATTAATATGAGAGTTAAGTCTGATGCCTTAGGTATAGAAGCTGAAGATTATGAAACTAATAAAGTAGATATTGAAGAGCTATACTCAGGATTATCTACTTTACAAATAGATCCTAAATTAATAGATCAATTTTATACTGAGAATGAGTTAAAGTTAGAACAAGATTTTTATCCGAATGAGTTTGTATTGTTGGAAGATAATGTAGGTGGTTCACAATCGGCATTATGTAGGTATGATGATAAAGAAGGGGTAATAAAACCTTTAATTTTCCAAAAACCGGAAAGCTGGGGGATTAGACCTAGGAATAAGGAACAGCAGTGTGCTTTTGATTTACTTTTAAATGATAAAATTAAAGTAATCACTTTAGTTGGTAAGGCTGGAACTGGAAAGACTTTATTGGCTTTAGCTGCAGGGTTAGAAAAAGTAGTAGAAGAAAAAAACTTTAATAGATTACTGGTTACTAGACCTATTGTGCCAATGGGTAATGATTTAGGTTATTTACCTGGAAATAAAGAAGAAAAGTTACGTCCTTGGATGCAGCCAATTTTTGATAATATGGAATTCTTAGTTGGGGGTCAACGGGAAGGAGAAGCTTCAGATATAATTCAAGATTTACAGGATATGAATTTAATCGAAATGGAAGCTTTAACTTATATTAGAGGTAGAAGTATTCCCCAACAATTTATTATAGTTGATGAGGCTCAGAATCTAACTCCTCATGAAGTTAAGACAATTATTACTAGAGTTGGAGAAGGTACAAAGATTATTTTGACCGGAGATCCTTATCAGATAGATAACCCTTATTTAGATAGTAATAGCAATGGGTTAACTTATTTAGTAGAAAGATTCAAAAATGAAGAGATTGCTGGCCATATTACCTTAAACAAAGGAGAACGATCTCAATTAGCAGAGTTAGCAGCATCACTCTTATAG
- a CDS encoding HlyD family efflux transporter periplasmic adaptor subunit codes for MKNNYKKRRRITKEEKDLIKEQKNIIDQSAKLTKVLVTFILFIIFLSFVVNLFIHSTSRTVLTRQGQLIKAIEGEGLFIRNEKITIAPISGKLEIKVQEGQRVSANTLIANIKNNQTRHKLYTYNSGVVSYHIDGLESSLTIDNLKRLNYDRYKKLRYKVNQVNDGEKLNNGRPIFKIVENYLLYLIMPLSKNKSYLFEAGTEVRFELLEKEIQKKFSAKVDHIIESKPKDLLVLRVESFPPLFLNLRKTDVKLIRSSYNGITVPISALVKKGSKTGVMVIQDDKHSFKEIKVVSKGEEKAIVKGVGLGIQILEKPKQKMEG; via the coding sequence GTGAAAAATAATTATAAAAAGAGAAGAAGGATTACTAAAGAAGAAAAAGATTTAATCAAAGAACAAAAAAATATAATTGATCAAAGTGCTAAACTTACTAAAGTATTAGTTACCTTCATTCTATTTATTATATTTTTATCTTTTGTGGTTAATCTATTTATTCATTCTACTAGTAGAACAGTTTTAACTAGGCAGGGGCAGCTTATAAAGGCAATTGAGGGTGAAGGGCTTTTTATTAGAAATGAAAAGATTACTATTGCGCCTATATCAGGTAAATTAGAGATTAAAGTGCAAGAAGGACAAAGAGTAAGTGCTAATACTTTAATAGCTAATATTAAGAATAATCAAACAAGACACAAATTATATACTTATAATAGTGGTGTAGTGAGTTATCATATAGATGGTTTAGAGTCAAGTTTAACAATTGATAATTTGAAACGTTTGAACTATGATCGCTATAAAAAGTTAAGATATAAGGTAAATCAGGTTAATGATGGAGAAAAACTAAATAATGGTCGACCTATATTTAAGATAGTTGAAAATTATTTATTATATTTAATTATGCCACTTTCTAAAAATAAGAGTTATTTATTTGAAGCAGGAACAGAAGTCAGATTTGAATTATTAGAGAAAGAGATTCAAAAAAAATTTTCTGCTAAAGTCGATCATATAATTGAAAGTAAACCTAAGGATTTATTAGTTTTAAGAGTGGAAAGCTTCCCACCTCTTTTCTTAAATTTGAGGAAAACAGATGTAAAATTAATTAGGTCTTCATATAATGGTATTACAGTTCCTATTTCAGCATTAGTTAAAAAAGGTTCTAAAACAGGAGTAATGGTCATACAAGATGATAAACATTCATTTAAAGAAATAAAAGTGGTAAGCAAAGGAGAAGAAAAGGCTATAGTTAAAGGGGTTGGTCTAGGAATTCAAATTCTTGAAAAACCTAAACAAAAAATGGAGGGATAA
- the phoU gene encoding phosphate signaling complex protein PhoU, with product MVRKNFDQELEELNQELLKMGSMVEEAIHKAVTSLAEGDVELAEEVMENDDQIDEFEVTIEKKCIKLIALQQPVARDLRTIGMISKIITDLERMGDYAYNIARITTEIANEPLIKPLVDIPRMTKITQEMVRECLDAFVNLDVDKAKEVADMDEEVDRINEQILRELLTYMMEDASTITQATRLMFTGRYLERIADHATNICERIVYMVTGKRVSL from the coding sequence GTGGTTAGAAAAAACTTTGATCAAGAGTTAGAAGAACTGAATCAAGAATTATTAAAGATGGGAAGCATGGTAGAAGAAGCAATTCATAAAGCTGTTACCTCTTTGGCAGAAGGTGATGTAGAACTAGCTGAGGAAGTAATGGAAAATGATGATCAGATTGATGAATTTGAAGTTACAATTGAGAAGAAATGTATTAAATTAATTGCCTTACAACAACCTGTAGCTCGAGATTTAAGAACGATTGGGATGATTTCTAAAATAATTACAGATTTAGAGCGTATGGGAGATTATGCGTATAACATTGCTAGAATTACAACAGAAATAGCAAATGAACCTTTAATTAAGCCTTTAGTAGATATTCCTCGGATGACTAAAATCACTCAAGAGATGGTTAGAGAATGTTTAGATGCTTTTGTTAACCTAGATGTGGATAAAGCTAAGGAAGTTGCTGATATGGATGAAGAAGTGGATAGAATTAATGAGCAGATTTTAAGAGAATTATTAACTTATATGATGGAAGATGCCTCCACGATTACCCAGGCGACTCGTTTAATGTTTACTGGTAGATACTTAGAACGAATTGCTGACCATGCCACAAATATTTGTGAACGAATTGTATATATGGTAACTGGAAAGAGAGTTAGTCTATAA
- the pstB gene encoding phosphate ABC transporter ATP-binding protein PstB, translating into MGNNLNKILVEDLDFYYDDFQALENVDLKAPANQVTALIGPSGCGKSTFLRTLNRMNDLIEGTKVEGKVLIDGENIYQENLDVVNLRKKIGMVFQDPNPFPKSIYDNVAYGPRAHGVKSPEELDRVVEKSLKRAALWDEVHDRLDKSAIGISGGQQQRLCIARALAVNPDVILMDEPTSALDPVATAKIEELVEELKENYTIVIVTHSMQQAARISDYTAFFLTGEIVEAGPTEKIFERPEDQRTEDYITGRFG; encoded by the coding sequence ATGGGTAATAATTTGAATAAAATTTTAGTAGAAGATTTAGATTTTTATTATGATGATTTTCAAGCATTAGAGAATGTTGATTTAAAAGCACCAGCTAATCAAGTAACTGCATTAATTGGACCTTCAGGTTGTGGGAAATCAACTTTTTTAAGAACTCTTAATCGTATGAATGATTTAATTGAAGGAACTAAAGTTGAAGGAAAAGTCTTAATTGATGGTGAAAATATATATCAAGAGAATCTAGATGTAGTTAATTTACGGAAGAAAATAGGAATGGTTTTTCAGGATCCGAACCCTTTTCCTAAATCTATTTATGATAATGTAGCTTATGGTCCGCGAGCACATGGAGTTAAAAGTCCAGAAGAATTAGATAGAGTTGTAGAAAAAAGTTTGAAGAGGGCTGCTTTATGGGATGAAGTACATGATAGATTAGATAAATCTGCTATTGGTATTTCAGGAGGACAACAGCAACGATTATGTATTGCCCGAGCTTTAGCAGTTAATCCTGATGTTATTTTAATGGATGAACCTACATCTGCTTTAGACCCAGTAGCTACTGCTAAAATTGAAGAACTAGTAGAGGAATTAAAAGAGAACTACACAATTGTGATTGTAACACATAGCATGCAACAAGCAGCTAGGATTTCTGATTATACTGCCTTCTTTTTAACTGGAGAAATAGTAGAAGCGGGGCCTACAGAGAAAATTTTTGAACGACCAGAAGATCAGAGAACAGAAGATTATATAACTGGTCGATTTGGTTAA
- the pstA gene encoding phosphate ABC transporter permease PstA, protein MQSTEMKQKIGFTILRLSMALVLLILGIILYDIVSKGIGVINWEFITTAPKQGMTEGGIWPAIVGTFYVTLITALVAIPLGIFAAIYLNEYASQGKVTRLIRMAIRNLAGVPSIVYGLFGLALFVNILGFGTSILSAGLTLGLMTLPVTITASEEALKAVPNSYRHGSLALGVSKWHSIRTNVLPYAIPGILTGTILGLARAAGETAPILFTGAAFFLPFLPQSISSQFMALPYHLYIMATQHHDIAKVRPLAYGTALVLIGLVLSMNLIAIVLRSWLRNRYK, encoded by the coding sequence ATGCAGTCGACTGAAATGAAACAGAAGATTGGTTTTACTATATTACGTTTATCTATGGCATTAGTTTTATTAATTTTAGGTATTATTTTATACGATATTGTTAGTAAGGGAATTGGGGTCATCAATTGGGAGTTCATCACTACAGCTCCTAAGCAGGGAATGACAGAAGGTGGTATTTGGCCGGCAATTGTAGGAACCTTTTATGTAACATTGATTACAGCCCTTGTGGCAATTCCATTAGGGATCTTTGCTGCTATTTATTTAAATGAATATGCTAGTCAAGGTAAGGTAACTAGGTTAATTAGAATGGCTATTCGAAATTTAGCAGGTGTGCCATCGATAGTCTACGGGCTTTTTGGCTTAGCTTTATTTGTTAATATTTTAGGTTTTGGGACTTCAATCTTGTCGGCAGGTTTAACTTTAGGTTTAATGACGCTACCAGTCACAATTACAGCCAGTGAAGAGGCGTTAAAAGCAGTACCTAATTCTTATCGACATGGTTCTTTAGCTCTAGGTGTCTCTAAATGGCACAGTATTCGGACGAATGTGCTACCTTATGCTATTCCTGGGATTTTAACAGGAACTATTTTAGGATTAGCTAGGGCTGCTGGAGAGACAGCACCCATTCTTTTTACTGGAGCAGCTTTCTTCTTACCGTTTTTACCACAATCAATTTCGAGCCAATTTATGGCTTTACCTTATCATTTATATATTATGGCAACGCAGCACCACGATATAGCTAAAGTAAGGCCTTTAGCTTATGGAACTGCCTTAGTATTAATAGGATTAGTTTTATCTATGAACTTAATCGCTATTGTATTACGATCTTGGTTAAGAAATCGGTATAAATAA
- the pstC gene encoding phosphate ABC transporter permease subunit PstC, whose translation MEKRNKISKFKERAIELFFFGNGFLAIIVLIGIFTLLVKEGLPTFNEVSIKEFLTSTRWNPTAYSGPSYGIVSLVYSTLMVTIGSLIFSVPLGIACAAYLAEVAHPKVREILKPTVEVLAGIPSVVIGFLGIVLVGPMISKVFNLSNGLNAINGSILLGIMALPTIISISEDAISAVPDEYKQASLALGTNEWHTLISVTIPAALSGIIAAVMLGMGRAIGETMAVLMATGNAPAFPNSIFDSVRTMTATIAVELGEVPYNTTHYYSLFAIGLVLFLMTFLVNLVSDIVLHKYGEGE comes from the coding sequence TTGGAGAAGAGGAACAAAATTTCCAAATTTAAAGAAAGAGCTATAGAATTATTCTTTTTTGGAAATGGATTTCTAGCAATTATTGTCTTAATCGGTATTTTTACTCTATTAGTAAAAGAAGGTTTGCCAACTTTTAATGAAGTTAGTATTAAAGAATTTTTAACTTCTACTCGCTGGAATCCAACGGCGTATTCTGGGCCTAGTTATGGAATTGTAAGTTTGGTATATAGTACTTTAATGGTTACCATTGGTTCATTAATCTTCTCTGTACCACTTGGTATAGCTTGTGCTGCTTATTTAGCAGAAGTAGCCCATCCAAAAGTAAGAGAAATTTTAAAACCTACAGTAGAGGTTTTGGCCGGGATTCCTTCGGTAGTTATTGGATTTTTAGGGATTGTTTTAGTAGGTCCAATGATTTCTAAAGTATTTAATTTAAGTAATGGTCTAAATGCAATTAATGGTTCTATTTTATTAGGTATTATGGCTTTACCAACTATTATTAGTATTTCAGAAGATGCTATTTCGGCTGTTCCAGATGAATATAAGCAGGCATCTTTAGCATTAGGAACTAATGAATGGCATACTTTAATTTCTGTTACAATTCCAGCTGCATTATCGGGAATTATAGCAGCAGTTATGTTAGGAATGGGACGAGCTATTGGAGAAACAATGGCAGTCTTGATGGCTACAGGAAATGCTCCAGCCTTTCCAAATAGTATTTTTGATTCAGTTAGAACTATGACAGCAACTATTGCAGTAGAATTAGGAGAAGTTCCATATAATACTACCCATTATTACTCTTTATTTGCTATTGGATTAGTATTATTTTTAATGACATTTTTAGTAAATTTAGTGTCGGATATAGTTCTCCATAAATATGGGGAGGGTGAATAA
- a CDS encoding PstS family phosphate ABC transporter substrate-binding protein, whose protein sequence is MKNLFSKKAIILLSMLVVTGVFLVGCGGAQNQEGQQQSYVQVKGSDTMVNMVQILAEDYMAKKEGASLSVTGGGSGTGVAALINDKVDIANASRVMKEEEIKQAEDNGVDVKRFVVAMDGLAVVVNADNSIKDLTVNEIGQIFKGEITNWKEVGGPDQKITTYGRQSNSGTFVYFRNNVLKGDYTANMKRMNGNAQIVEALKADKTGIGYVGIGYVVKEDKVVEGLNVLNIAKDANAKPASPLKAENVKTGAYPLARPLNQYTNGKPTGVVLDFIEFELSEEGQGIAIEQGFYPVSPKFQDLNEKHLSE, encoded by the coding sequence ATGAAAAATTTATTCAGTAAGAAAGCAATTATTTTATTAAGTATGCTAGTAGTTACAGGAGTATTTCTTGTAGGCTGTGGAGGAGCTCAGAATCAAGAAGGACAGCAACAGAGCTATGTACAAGTAAAAGGCTCAGATACAATGGTAAATATGGTACAAATTTTAGCTGAAGATTATATGGCTAAAAAAGAAGGGGCTTCACTTTCAGTAACTGGTGGAGGTTCAGGAACAGGAGTTGCTGCTTTAATTAATGATAAGGTGGATATTGCTAATGCCTCTCGAGTTATGAAAGAAGAAGAGATTAAGCAAGCAGAAGATAATGGGGTAGATGTTAAGAGGTTTGTAGTTGCTATGGATGGTTTAGCAGTAGTTGTTAATGCAGATAATTCAATTAAAGATTTAACAGTTAATGAGATTGGTCAAATTTTCAAAGGAGAAATTACTAATTGGAAAGAAGTTGGCGGACCTGATCAAAAAATTACTACTTATGGTCGTCAAAGTAACTCCGGAACTTTCGTTTACTTCCGTAATAATGTATTAAAAGGTGACTATACAGCTAATATGAAGCGAATGAACGGTAATGCTCAGATTGTAGAAGCTCTTAAAGCTGATAAAACAGGAATTGGTTATGTAGGAATTGGTTATGTTGTTAAGGAAGATAAAGTTGTAGAGGGATTAAACGTACTTAATATAGCTAAAGATGCTAATGCAAAACCTGCTAGTCCACTTAAAGCAGAGAATGTTAAGACCGGAGCATATCCATTAGCTAGACCGCTAAATCAATATACAAATGGTAAGCCGACAGGAGTTGTATTAGACTTTATTGAATTTGAATTAAGCGAAGAAGGTCAAGGAATAGCTATAGAGCAAGGTTTCTATCCTGTTAGTCCTAAATTCCAGGATCTTAATGAAAAGCATTTAAGTGAATAA